Proteins encoded within one genomic window of Bacillus sp. 1NLA3E:
- a CDS encoding MBL fold metallo-hydrolase, translating into MSLHFSVLASGSTGNAIYVETEEHSFLVDAGFSGKQMEGLFAQIDRKMENLSGILVTHEHSDHIKGVGVLARKYKLPIFTNEKTWQAMDRLVGEIPVEQKCIFGMESVKSYGSLDIESFGVSHDAAEPMFYVFHHEGKKLVVITDTGYVSDRVKGIISNADTYVFESNHDVQMLRMGHYPWNTKRRILSDVGHVSNEDAALAMSEVAGDRTKSIYLAHLSLDNNMKDLARMSVTQTLQSRGLIVGEQFSLYDTDPKIPTALTAV; encoded by the coding sequence ATGTCTTTGCATTTTAGTGTACTGGCAAGTGGTAGTACAGGAAATGCGATCTATGTGGAGACGGAGGAACATTCATTTTTAGTTGATGCAGGCTTTAGCGGCAAGCAAATGGAAGGGCTATTTGCTCAAATTGACCGAAAAATGGAGAATCTATCCGGTATACTAGTTACGCATGAACATAGTGACCATATTAAAGGAGTAGGCGTCCTCGCTCGGAAGTATAAGTTGCCTATTTTTACAAATGAGAAAACATGGCAAGCTATGGATAGATTAGTTGGCGAAATTCCAGTCGAACAAAAATGTATCTTTGGGATGGAATCTGTGAAAAGCTATGGTTCTCTAGACATTGAATCGTTCGGTGTGTCCCATGATGCAGCGGAACCAATGTTTTATGTATTTCACCATGAAGGGAAAAAATTAGTTGTGATTACGGATACAGGATATGTGAGTGATCGTGTGAAAGGAATCATTTCTAACGCAGACACCTATGTTTTTGAAAGTAACCATGATGTCCAAATGCTTCGGATGGGACATTATCCATGGAATACTAAACGAAGGATATTAAGTGATGTCGGCCACGTTTCAAATGAAGATGCAGCTTTGGCTATGAGTGAGGTTGCTGGAGATCGTACTAAGAGTATCTATTTGGCACACTTAAGCTTAGATAATAATATGAAAGACCTGGCACGTATGTCTGTTACCCAAACGTTACAATCTAGAGGATTGATTGTGGGCGAACAGTTTAGTTTGTATGATACTGATCCAAAAATCCCTACGGCTTTAACTGCAGTTTAA
- a CDS encoding two-component system regulatory protein YycI gives MDWSKIKTIFILTFLALDIYLLYEFFKLRDANKYEFITETSFEEKLSGDKIKYVELPKVLAKDAYVSAKPKIFKKDDFAKLKGQSFTLDGTSLQGVLDEPFQLGKDFELSELNSFVKSKIPFGEQYVYFNKNEQDHSIIFYQQYLNKTFYKNINGMLTLHLNDENEIISYKQTLLEGIEVLSQKQEVLPPIKAIETLYDNGVLQPKSKITKVELGFYTLVQLTESQVLTPTWRFVVDDKENLFVNAFEGKIIQIADDQKK, from the coding sequence ATGGATTGGAGTAAAATAAAAACAATCTTTATTTTGACCTTCCTGGCTTTAGATATCTATTTACTTTATGAATTTTTCAAACTACGTGATGCCAATAAGTATGAGTTTATTACGGAAACCTCATTTGAAGAAAAGCTGTCGGGAGATAAAATTAAGTATGTGGAGTTACCGAAAGTTTTAGCTAAGGATGCTTATGTAAGTGCAAAACCAAAAATATTCAAAAAAGATGATTTTGCTAAGTTAAAGGGGCAAAGCTTCACGCTTGATGGAACCTCGTTACAAGGAGTTTTGGACGAGCCATTTCAATTAGGAAAGGATTTTGAACTGTCAGAGCTTAATTCCTTTGTTAAGAGTAAGATTCCTTTCGGAGAACAATATGTATATTTTAATAAAAATGAACAGGACCATTCCATCATATTTTATCAGCAATATTTAAATAAAACTTTTTACAAAAATATTAATGGAATGTTGACGCTCCATTTAAATGATGAAAATGAAATCATATCTTATAAACAAACCTTGCTTGAAGGGATTGAGGTTCTTTCACAAAAACAAGAGGTTCTCCCTCCTATTAAAGCAATCGAAACGCTTTATGATAATGGAGTTTTACAACCTAAGAGTAAAATCACAAAAGTAGAATTAGGGTTTTATACACTCGTTCAGTTAACAGAGTCTCAAGTGTTAACACCAACCTGGCGATTTGTTGTAGATGATAAGGAAAATCTATTTGTTAATGCCTTTGAAGGGAAAATTATTCAAATAGCTGATGACCAAAAAAAATAG
- a CDS encoding YycH family regulatory protein — MKYENIKSIILTILVVTSVVLTWNLWTYQPNYATMEKPNYIQEVALSEKREMGELIKPVKLLYHLKDTHLGTINSGDLEHSLEEMKAWDFYGFKNISDQIGNLPDFVQEKGNLEIIFPDTVPIELYKNMLNISDKKIPKFKFNRIVIDLESRKKDEGSVYFVNYGNPKYHQVYASHIKSADLNNFYNQFYSDSNQLTPYFPYKTSEERTIFLPENKTNITSYKYFLDRLDPEKFKDALFNDPSYVQRNDVLSNIEYTDGSSMLTVNNDTLMLSYVNPTEETDIMANSKDILQKSMDFVNTHGGWAGTYKYESIDELNQKIIYRLYDNKGYPIFSDTGMSEIDQVWGQQEIKKYTRPIFALDVPLRTETIEMTLITGKEVVELLKAKRGFKPELLEDLVVGYSMTKDPKEPQLINLEPSWFYKYSHSWVRITPKELGGIKNGLE, encoded by the coding sequence ATGAAATATGAAAATATAAAATCTATCATTTTAACCATTCTTGTTGTCACAAGTGTTGTGTTAACTTGGAACCTTTGGACCTATCAGCCAAATTACGCAACGATGGAAAAGCCTAATTATATTCAAGAAGTGGCTTTAAGTGAAAAAAGGGAAATGGGAGAGCTAATTAAACCTGTTAAGCTCCTATACCATTTAAAGGATACCCATTTAGGAACAATAAATAGTGGAGATCTCGAACATTCACTTGAAGAAATGAAAGCTTGGGATTTTTATGGTTTTAAAAATATTTCAGATCAAATTGGTAACTTACCTGACTTTGTCCAAGAAAAGGGGAATTTAGAAATTATTTTCCCTGATACCGTCCCAATCGAACTATATAAAAACATGCTCAATATTTCAGATAAAAAAATCCCTAAATTTAAATTTAATCGAATAGTGATTGATTTGGAAAGCAGGAAAAAGGACGAAGGTTCGGTCTATTTTGTAAACTATGGAAATCCTAAATATCACCAGGTGTATGCCAGCCATATTAAATCTGCTGATTTAAATAACTTTTATAATCAATTTTATAGTGATTCAAATCAACTAACTCCATACTTCCCTTATAAAACATCAGAAGAGAGAACGATATTTCTTCCTGAAAATAAAACAAATATTACGAGCTATAAATATTTTCTAGATCGATTAGATCCGGAAAAATTTAAAGATGCTCTTTTTAATGATCCAAGCTATGTTCAAAGGAATGATGTATTAAGTAACATTGAGTATACAGACGGATCAAGTATGTTGACCGTAAATAATGATACCTTGATGCTTTCTTATGTAAATCCTACAGAAGAAACTGATATTATGGCAAATTCTAAGGATATATTACAAAAAAGTATGGATTTTGTTAATACACATGGTGGATGGGCGGGCACTTATAAATATGAATCAATAGACGAACTAAACCAAAAGATCATTTATAGACTGTATGATAACAAAGGGTACCCCATTTTTAGCGATACAGGTATGTCAGAAATTGATCAAGTCTGGGGACAGCAGGAAATAAAAAAATATACTCGGCCTATTTTTGCTTTGGATGTACCACTTAGGACAGAAACAATCGAAATGACGCTTATTACAGGTAAAGAAGTGGTGGAACTTTTAAAAGCAAAAAGGGGTTTTAAGCCTGAATTACTTGAGGACCTTGTGGTTGGATATTCAATGACAAAGGATCCGAAAGAACCACAATTAATCAATCTAGAACCATCCTGGTTTTACAAATATAGTCACTCGTGGGTCCGGATAACACCTAAGGAACTTGGAGGGATAAAAAATGGATTGGAGTAA
- the walK gene encoding cell wall metabolism sensor histidine kinase WalK, whose protein sequence is MRKVGFFRSIHLKFVMIYVLLILVAMQVIGVYFVKQLEETLLTNFKTSIKERVNLLAYNIEEEMSKDRSNDDPKVEEAINRILRDFSAGDIMEVRVIESGSLKILGTSEMNNIDLVGKRTNDLIVKRSLVLETEQSSVLIDPQTGKRIWVLSSPIKSNRDVKGSIYLVAKIENVFTQMKEINDIFISGTAIALAITAILGILLAQTVARPISDMRKQALAMARGNFSRKVKVYGYDEIGQLAITFNNLTKKLQEAQATTEGERRKLSSVLANMTDGVIATDRRGRVILINEPAVKMLSVSRETVLSQSIVSLLGIEDKYGFEDLLEEQDSVILDYSTIKTHYILRANFSVIQKETGFVNGLITVLHDITEQEKIDMERREFVANVSHELRTPLTTMRSYLEALADGAWQDEEIAPNFLEVTRNETERMIRLVNDLLQLSKMDSKDYKIKKEWVDFVVYFDRVIDRFELTKEQNVIFNRKLPKHDIFIEMDEDKLTQVLDNIISNALKYSPEGGHVSFTMEEQEDQIFVSVSDEGVGIPKGDLEKIFDRFYRVDKARTRKLGGTGLGLAIAKEVVNAHGGEIWASSIEGQGTTISFTLPYDRSYEDDWT, encoded by the coding sequence ATGAGAAAGGTCGGTTTTTTTCGGTCTATCCATTTAAAATTTGTCATGATCTATGTATTACTCATATTAGTTGCTATGCAAGTAATCGGTGTTTATTTTGTTAAGCAGCTTGAAGAAACGCTATTAACTAATTTTAAAACCTCAATAAAAGAACGGGTAAACCTGCTTGCCTATAATATTGAAGAAGAAATGTCTAAAGACCGGTCGAACGATGACCCCAAGGTTGAAGAGGCAATAAATCGGATATTAAGAGATTTTTCTGCTGGCGATATTATGGAGGTTAGGGTTATTGAGTCTGGAAGCTTAAAAATTTTAGGTACCTCAGAAATGAATAATATCGATCTTGTTGGAAAAAGGACTAATGATTTAATCGTAAAGCGATCCCTTGTGCTAGAAACTGAGCAAAGCTCAGTCCTAATTGATCCGCAAACAGGGAAAAGGATTTGGGTCCTCTCATCTCCAATTAAATCGAATCGAGACGTAAAAGGTTCAATCTACTTAGTAGCTAAAATTGAAAACGTCTTTACACAAATGAAAGAAATAAATGATATTTTTATTTCCGGAACAGCGATTGCCTTGGCTATTACGGCTATTCTTGGGATTTTGCTTGCCCAAACAGTAGCTAGACCTATTTCTGATATGAGAAAACAGGCGTTAGCCATGGCCAGGGGTAATTTTTCCCGCAAAGTAAAGGTGTATGGGTACGATGAAATAGGCCAATTGGCTATAACATTTAATAATTTAACGAAGAAATTACAGGAAGCACAAGCCACTACTGAAGGGGAGCGTAGAAAACTCTCGTCTGTACTAGCTAACATGACAGATGGAGTAATTGCTACTGACCGTCGTGGTAGGGTCATTCTGATTAATGAACCGGCTGTGAAAATGTTAAGTGTTTCACGTGAAACAGTGCTTTCACAATCGATTGTATCTCTGCTTGGAATTGAAGATAAATATGGATTTGAAGATTTACTAGAGGAACAAGATTCTGTCATTCTTGATTACAGCACCATTAAAACTCATTATATTTTGAGGGCCAACTTTTCGGTAATTCAAAAGGAAACGGGTTTTGTTAATGGACTTATTACTGTTTTACATGATATTACGGAGCAGGAAAAAATAGATATGGAGCGGCGGGAATTTGTGGCGAATGTATCACACGAGTTAAGAACGCCTTTGACGACCATGAGAAGTTATTTAGAAGCCTTAGCCGATGGTGCATGGCAGGATGAGGAAATTGCACCAAATTTCCTTGAAGTAACACGAAATGAAACTGAACGAATGATTCGACTTGTAAATGATTTATTGCAGCTATCAAAAATGGATAGTAAAGATTATAAAATAAAAAAAGAGTGGGTAGACTTTGTTGTTTATTTTGATCGGGTTATTGACCGGTTTGAATTGACGAAAGAGCAAAATGTCATCTTTAATAGAAAGCTACCAAAACATGATATTTTTATCGAAATGGATGAGGATAAATTAACGCAAGTGCTAGATAATATTATTTCTAATGCATTAAAATACTCACCAGAAGGCGGTCATGTGTCATTCACTATGGAGGAGCAAGAAGACCAAATATTCGTTAGTGTTTCTGACGAAGGGGTCGGGATTCCAAAGGGCGATCTTGAGAAAATATTTGATCGGTTTTATCGCGTTGATAAAGCAAGGACTAGAAAGCTTGGGGGCACAGGGCTAGGATTGGCCATTGCGAAGGAAGTTGTGAACGCCCATGGAGGGGAAATATGGGCATCGAGTATTGAAGGACAGGGAACCACCATTTCCTTTACTCTTCCTTACGATCGTTCATATGAGGATGATTGGACATGA
- the yycF gene encoding response regulator YycF, translating to MDNKKILVVDDEKPIADILQFNLKKEGYDVYCAYDGNQAIEMVNQLIPDLILLDIMLPQKDGMEVCREVRKKYEMPIIMLTAKDSEIDKVLGLEFGADDYVTKPFSTRELIARVKANLRRHQQVSAQIEEAETNTITVGSLIIHPDAYVVSKRGDMIELTHREFELLHYLAKHIGQVMTREHLLQTVWGYDYFGDVRTVDVTVRRLREKIEDSPSNPVWIVTRRGVGYYLRTPDQE from the coding sequence ATGGATAATAAAAAAATACTAGTAGTTGATGATGAAAAGCCCATAGCTGATATCCTACAATTTAATCTCAAGAAAGAAGGATATGACGTATATTGTGCTTACGATGGTAATCAGGCAATTGAAATGGTAAATCAGCTTATTCCTGACTTAATTCTTCTAGATATTATGCTTCCCCAAAAAGATGGTATGGAAGTTTGTCGAGAGGTTCGAAAAAAATACGAAATGCCAATTATCATGTTAACGGCAAAGGATTCTGAAATTGATAAAGTGCTTGGACTTGAGTTTGGTGCCGATGATTATGTGACAAAGCCGTTCAGTACTCGGGAACTAATCGCAAGGGTAAAAGCCAATCTTAGACGCCATCAGCAGGTTTCTGCGCAAATTGAGGAAGCTGAAACAAATACGATTACGGTCGGGTCCCTTATTATTCACCCTGATGCTTATGTTGTCTCAAAAAGAGGAGATATGATTGAACTTACTCACCGAGAATTCGAACTTCTTCATTATCTAGCTAAGCATATTGGGCAGGTTATGACGAGAGAACATTTGCTTCAAACTGTTTGGGGATATGATTATTTTGGTGATGTTCGCACCGTCGATGTGACTGTCAGACGTTTACGCGAAAAGATTGAGGATAGTCCTAGTAACCCAGTTTGGATCGTTACTAGAAGAGGTGTCGGGTATTATTTACGAACTCCCGATCAGGAATAA